From Candidatus Methanoperedens sp., a single genomic window includes:
- a CDS encoding DUF2551 domain-containing protein, translated as MEKLKLRIVRRLEVYLELDIDGLRKFIINILLKVKKVTVDLLYQELNKKFKVSYRAVASILGYIHSKLGILHAVKESYKIPIVYSLREEYLDIINSSLHKNTQCND; from the coding sequence TAGTGAGGCGCCTTGAGGTTTATCTGGAATTGGATATCGATGGGCTTAGGAAGTTCATAATTAATATTCTACTTAAAGTAAAGAAGGTAACAGTAGACCTGTTATATCAGGAACTCAATAAGAAATTCAAGGTTTCCTATAGAGCAGTTGCCTCAATTCTGGGTTATATTCATTCAAAGCTTGGTATCCTACATGCGGTCAAAGAATCTTATAAAATACCTATTGTGTATTCCTTAAGAGAAGAGTATTTGGATATAATTAATAGCTCATTGCATAAGAATACACAATGTAATGATTAA